CGGTGGTCACGCTCTACCACTGGGACCTGCCCGATCACCTCCAGCAGAGCCTCGGCGGTTGGAGTAACCCGGAGATTGTGGGGATTTTCAAGGACTACGCAGATTTCTGTTTCCAGGCTTTCGGGGATGATGTGAAGTATTGGATCACCATTGATAACCCGTTTGTGGTGGCTCGGCACGGGTATGGCACCGGGGTGGTCGCTCCGGGGATAAAGAACGACCCTGACCTTCCGTTCCGCGTGGGACACAATCTCCTCAAAGTGAGTGCTTAGTAATATTTTTTAGATAATAATTTTTAGAATGCAGCGATACCACACAGTCATAAAATACTCCTGAAgaacaaaatacacacaacatcaagtatatttacagtatcaaaagaaaagcagacataCACAATGGTCCTTTACTGAGTGTTGAATTATTACTGATCCATTAAGGTTCAAGCAGCATTTTATTATTATAGCAGATCGAACAATGACAAACTCATTTATAAACCTTTAAAACTGTTTCTATGATCTACAACAATGCACCAtatcttctctcctcctcctcctcctctgtttgtctgtctctcctccaggcTCATGCAGCTGCATGGCACCTCTACAACCGCCGCTACCGACACCGTCAGCAGGGCAAACTGTCCATGGCACTGGCCTCTCACTGGATCAAGCCGAGTCGCACCCGCCTGGAAAGCCTGCGAGAGTGCCAGTGCTCCCTGGACTACGTCCTGGGCTGGTTCGCCCGGCCGCTGTTCACAGACGGAGACTACCCTCCCTGCATGAAGGCGAGGCTGGGCACACGGCTGCCCTCCTTCAcccaggaggagagggagcaggtgAGAGGAACTGCCGACTTCTTCGCCCTCTCTCATGGAGCGGCCCTGAGCTTCCAGCTCATCAACGACAGCCTGAAGTTTGGGCAGCAGGAGGATCTGGACCTGAGGATGCTGCTGTACTGGGTCAACGCCGAGTACAACAGGCCACCCATCTTTGTGGTGCAGAGTGGTTGGTGGGTTTAAGTGTCGTGTAGATTTGTCTGTGGTTTTTTTGagtgttgctctgtgttgtgGAACATCTCGTTTTCACTGCTTCTGAACGCAGGTATGTCCTTGGAAATACCAAGACTGAAGACCCAAAACACATGTACTACCTGAAGAGGTTCATCGCAGAGGCGCTAAAATGTGAGTAATGACACAGTCTGATGTCATGCATTCACCACAAACAGCATGGAAATCcagatttttcacatttctgaatgAACAGCATGAACCATTTTACCTGAAACTGAAATTtcaagtctgtctgtctgtctgtctgtgtttgccacACAGCAATCATCATAGATGGAGTGAATGTGATCGGATACACAGCCTGGTCTCTGATAGACGGCTTCGAGTGGCACAGGGAGTACGGGATACGACGGGGACTCTACTATGTTGACTTCCACACTCCTGACATGAAGAGGGAGCCGAAGACATCTGCCACCTTCTACAGGTGCATGTTATAATGTAATGAGTGGTGATTTTGACAAAGGATGCACAGTGTTTAAATTTGCGCAGATGTCTGTTTCAACTCAAACACAGGCAACTTCAATCTTggataaaactttttttttttccttcctttttttcattATCAGCAGTAAACTTCATTATTTGATGCCATCTGCCTCCAGTCATAAGAAATGACAGAGAAATTTAGATATTACTGATATTTGTCATAGTTAAGCAAACTCTAGAGAGTAGAAATCACTACAGACATCATATCTGAATATGTCAAATACAGCCCAATGTCAGCGTACACAGACACATGATTTCAGGGTTGTCTTTTAAGAAGCTTTTTTGATAAATCCACGCAGAACGGCACTTGTAATGATGCCTTAGCACCACAGAGCTAGTGTTCAGTCTTGGGACAGCTCCTTCTGACGTGATGATTATTCATTATTCCCAAAGAATCGTCATCCAGCGGAACGGTTTCCCAGAGCTTCCAGAGAACAGACCAGCACAAGGAGTCTTCCCGTGTGATTTTGCCTGGGGGGTCTCCGCCAACTCCATACAGGTATAtggttttggtgtgtgtgtgtgtgttgaggatgagaggtgtgtgtactgtatgtacgtTTGTGGAGGGATGGGATACTTGTGGAGGGTCAAAGGGCAAAGGTCCCATAATGAAACAAGTAGAATACTTCCTCTAAAATGGAGGAACTTGAGCAAACATTAACAGTTTATTAACTTTGGTTCACAGATTCAGTATAAACCTCACTCACATATTGTGTGAAGTGAAGGTTTGTGAACAACTATCAGCCCTTCTGTAACTATTATTCACTGGTTTAGTAGAAAGGGGAAAAATAACATCTGCAATTCCTCTGCTGTCTAACTTCTATCATGTTCATCACATTGTTTTGAACTTGCAGTTTTCATGGTGAAAGTCCAGCTCAGAAACAGCCACGATGATGAATCCTCTCTTAATCATAAACCACGTCGCCTCACGCTGTCTGCCAGCTGAGCCAAACAGCACAGGACCACCTGCTATTATCGATTTGCCCCATTTGgcctttgtttgcatttgtgtatgtgagGTAAAGGCAGTGTGACAGGACGAGTGTTTACACTGGTGTGTTTCTGTCCCTGTCGTAGGTGGAGACCACGCCCAGCCAGTTCGCAGACCCCAGTGTTTATTTATGGAACATCTCCAACAACGGAGAGCTGATGAGGCTGGAGGGCTTCAGTGCTCCACCTTTACGCCGATCCACACACTGTGCAGACTACGCCACTGTCCGACAACAGGTGGGCCCCCCTGCCTTCCCTGGCTTTCATATTAAAAAGGCAGAACTTGAAATGGGTTCATATGTGAGTTAGTTAATGAGCATGTCAatccccctccatctctccaggTGGATGAAATCCGGCAGGTGGGGGTAAACCACTTCCACTTCTCCCTAAACTGGTCAGCTCTGGTGCCCACAGGTGACGTGGCTCATCCCAACACCACTCTGCTGGGCTACTACCGCTGCTTCACCcgccagctgctgcaggtcaacGTCACGCCTGTGGTCACCCTGTGGCACCACACCCGCCAGCGCAGCAGCCTGCCGGCCCCGCTGGACACCGCCAACAGGTGGCTGAACAGGTCAGATACTGTACAGTGACTGCAGTGAAGGCTGCTTTAACTCCGGCATGTTTTGTGATGGCGATGCCTGAAGGATATCACCTCCTCAGTATTCTTCTTTAAGGGCCAGTTtctcattttaatttaaaatcgAAATCATTTGCATGAATGCCGAGCAAACTTCACCACCATGAGCACTGCTCTGAAGGTCCACACAGGTCCAATAAACATCCCTCTGTATCAGGTGCAGTTTATTACAATCCATGATAATTTACAGACTGGTCTGATGTGAAAGTAAACAATGCAATGATGTTCCCAGGTACAGGCTGTCCTTGCCATCCTCATGACTTGCTGCCATGGTCTCATCTTCTCTTCCTGTCATAAAGAGATGTCACTGAACTCagcacattcagtgtttcataAAGGAACAATCTGGTGTAGTGGCATCTTTATTAGCAAAATTagcaaaatgttgaattaaCATGTAAATAGAgaattatcttattttttttcctcatatgtATGTGTGGTAGCAGTGTTTTGTGATATACGTTTTTGATATATTATGATGACtttacatataaaaaaaaagttgtaatgCAACCTTTTCCCCAGTAAGACTCCAGAGGCCTTCGCAGACTACGCCAAGCTTTGTTACAGAGAACTAGGTGCTCACGTGAAGATGTGGATCACCCTGAATGAGCCCAACGATGAGATGGTGAGCTACCAGGAGGGTCATCAGATGCTGCGGGCGCACGCTTTGGCCTGGCACGCTTACGACCGCAAgttcagagacacacagggaggacaggTAGGCAGAAGTTTTATAGGAAATGTAGAATCACTTTAATCAATAGGAGAATGAAAGTGTCACACCTGTACTGCCATGTGTTTCTGCCGCGCCTCAGGTGTCCCTGGCTCTGCACATGGACTGGGTGGAACCAGCATTTTTATTCAGCCGGGAAGACGTGGAACCAGCTAAAAGGGTTTTGGACTTCCGCGTTGGCTGGTTTGCAGAGCCGATCTTTGGCAGTGGGGACTATCCTCTCGGAATGAGGAGCTGGCTGCGTCAGCTCAACTCACTTGAGTACAAATACTTCATTCATACTTCAATCCAGTCACTTTGTTAGTTATAGAATAAGCATTGCTGTAGACAGTCACAGGAAAAAGTCTAGTCTCTGTAATTTGATATATCATTGTATTTGTAACAGGATTTAAGGGCTGGATTTAAATGGGACTACTCAAAAACCCACTGCtactattcttcttcttcttcttcttaaatacTGCTGTTATCATCTCCTCTTTAAAACAtcatcttttctgtgtttccacAGCCTGCCAGTGTTCAATGACGAGGACAGACAGCTGGTTAAAGGGACATATGACTTCTTTGCCATTAGTCACTTCAGCACCAAGCTGGTGACACACGCCAAGGAAGACTCGTAAgtatttttgcctttattttgatttgacaAGACATATAAATAGGAAAGGAGCTTAAAGCAGCTCAGTTTAGTTGAAGACACATATGTTGTCTTGATGTAGTGCTACAGCATTTTAAATGCACAAGCTTACAACCcttaatagtttttttttcatctccatGTCTGCAGGTACACCTACACAGCAATGCTAGAGGTCCAGCACATGATAGACACCACGTGGATCATGTCCCCAAGGCCTGTTGTGCCCTGGGGCTTGAGGAAAGCCCTGAACTGGGTGAGGCTGGAGGGGTCTGAGTCACTATTTGACTGATACATAccagacacaaacatttttgaatgtctgaaaacattgatgtgttttcataTAAACTGGATAAAGGTGAATTGCTGTTTCAGTGTGATATGCTTCAATATAAGAACCTCGACAGAGGTTACAGCTCACGTTGCTTGCTTGTGCTGCGTCAGGTGAGGGAGCACTACTGCGATGTACCTGTCTATGTGATGGCTAACGGGGTCCAGGAAGACCCAGCCCGCTTTAAAGACAGCCTGAGAGTGTACTACCTGTACAACTACATCAACGAAGCACTGAAAGGtgagactacacacacacatcctgctgcATAGGATGCACGCAGTACACCTGGGAGCTGAATATTGGtatcactgcatgtgtgtgctgagtGATCAATCCTTCTGAAGtcatgttttttcccctcactgGCCTCTGGAGAGCTTAATTATTAGACAGGTATTTAGGTCACTGACCCTTGATTAGTCAGCtgactcaaaacacacacgtatgcacacaaaaatatcaacagaaacacacactctacaCTGAATTGTTGAGTCACGGTCACTTGGAGTCCGCTTACCTGTCCTTGAACAGTTTATTGGGCTACACTAAGTGATGACCTTGCGGTGTCACGCTGTGATGTGCACATAGTTTCATGTTATTGAATGTTGTAGTGTGCTGTGTCACCACTAAGTGGCAGCCATCCACAGAAAACCATTTATATGCAGAGTGGTGTTTACACTCTACAAACCAAAGTCTGACAGATATCAACCACCACATGAGAAGTTTATTCATTTCTATGCTGCTTTAACTTGATTATGTGAGTTGTAATTATATCAAAGGTATTCATAGAAGTTAGAAGTGTTGAAAATACAGTAAAGATCTTATTAGATATTTATGTACGACTCATAGATGATAAATAACAGTGGTTTAAGGTAATGTTTTGTAATTTTCTACTGTCACACACCCAGCCCATCACCTCACCCTCATATGCACAtaagtaaatgaaaatgaatgttgtcACGCGTCCTCCCTCCTCAGCGTACACTCTGGATGGCGTGAACCTGAAGGGTTACTTTGCCTATGCCCTGAGCGACCAAAGGGACCCCGGCTTTGGCTTGTACGGCCACGTCCACGAGGAAGTCATCGTCAAGGCCTCTCTTTCCAACTATCGCAACATCATCCAGCACAACGGCTTTCCCATTCAGGGAGCTGCGCCCCAGCAGTGTCCCAGCATGCCTCAGCCCTGCCTCGACTGCCACGTGCTGGTCAAAAGGCCTGTGGTGGGCTTCCTGACTCTGGTGGGTTCAGGGGTGCTGATCACCCTGGGCCTCATTATCTACTACACAGCCAAGAGACACAAGGAGTGCTattgatgactctgacagcaGGATTTGTTGTCTTTATAAATGAAAAAGTGTTATTCCAAAGCTTAGAATCAGTCTCTATTTTACTTTACAACCCTAAATTATGATATGTATTttgacttttactttttttatgaAATCTGAGTAATGAAAATAGTCCAATCTTCACATTTTAGGTGAGAAGTTATTAAAGGTTATGTAAAGTTGGTTTGTTAGAAAGAGATTTATTACAATACCAGCTGGGAGCCTCCTACAGTCGATAAAACCATACACACAAGTTCTTTATATTTTCTCGGTGATTTTCAAGActaaaatgcattcatttatttttaagaaCACTGTCAAATGACTACAATGGCTTCAATTATTTTTTGGGTCTAATGCTGTTATTCACTAGTTTGTGACTGTAATgagtctgtttctgtccttAGTGCTTAACCATAAATTGAAATCTCACATACTGGGAACCTTTGAGTGACATCGGACAGTGTTATGTTGTGGAACAGCAAACAGTCACTCTCATCAAGCTCGTTATGATTTCAGGACTGATGGTCAATGAGGTGTTACGCCACACATTCTGTGTTATGTCTGTTCATGGTAATAAAATCCATGTTTGGTCATTTCCATGGACCAGACTGATCAGGTTGTAAAGAAAAAGTAATTTAATGTTCTGATGCAGATTTCTTGTCCTTGCATTGTATTTTAAATGCAAGAAGTCTTGTTGGGGCAAGCACAGTTTGAACTCATGTCAAGAAAAGTGTCCGTATTTAAGTCCACTCAGAGTCAAAACATCATGCCGTCAAGACCGTCCTCCATGAACTTCTTGTAGATGGCCATGAACTTGGCAGTGAAGGCCTCCAGGTGGTAGATGGCTTTGCTGCccagctgcagtctgtgttcGTAGTAGGCTGCCATGTGGGCCACCTCTGCCTTCAGCTGGCcgtcacagttactcaacaaCTCGTTTACCAGACCCTGTTAGAGGATTAAACGAGGAAAATGAATACTCATTACCTCAAACATTACTGCAAAGCAAGCCAGCACTTTGATGGGAGATGAGCCACAATGAGCAGTACCTTCATAATGATGTCAGGAGGGATGCAGTGAGTCAGCAGCTCGTAAAGTCTGGCTCGAACCTCCAACAACCTGCGACATAGACAAATGTCAATTCAGCTTTAAATCATCCTCACAAGTCTGATTAAATTTTAGTCGCCGTCAGAACCAACTAAACCTCTTCTCTTTGCCTCCCCTACCTCTGAGGGCTCTGCTGGCTGACGATGGCGTTCGCCGTATCCCTGAGGTAGACCTCCCAGTCCGTCGCGGGGACGTCTTGGTCTACCGAGAATGGATACCTGGAGAAGATGAACAGGTTTAATAAGCAGGTACTTTTAGTTTACATTCCATACGAGCCCACAGATAACGCTTTGTGGCTACTCACTGCTGCACTCTGCAGGCCTCGCACATCAGAAGGGCTTTACGGAGGTTTCGACCAGATTTATCAGCGATTTGCTTGGCCAGCTCAGGTGGGAGGAGCAGACCCTCCTTTTTACAGACTGAGGTCAGAACATTACAGACctaacaaacaggaaaaatacagacacaaagaaaaaaaggtgaaaatgttgTCTCGTCTCATTCTAATACATTATTTCCAGATGATTATTAATTACAATCTAAACAGAATCATCTCCATCTTGCCTCTTCTGTGCTCGGCAGAGGAACTCTGATAGCCAGACAACGGCTCCGAATCGGCCCAATGACTTTGGAAGTGGAGGTAGAGTACAGGATGAGGCGGCATGTGCTCATGTACTTTTCCATTGTCCGGCGCAAGGCATGCTGGGCATCCTTCGTGAGTCTGTCCACCTCCGTCAGCAACACCACTGAGAAGGAAAGTGTGCCAGTTACTATGAGAATGACAGTGTAATACAGTGGCTTCACAGAGGCGGAGGGGGCATCAGGGGAGAGGTTGTTAATATAGGGACAATCGAACATGGACCAGCATTCACAGGTTAAACTGGCACAGAGGGATGAGTGTC
This region of Chaetodon trifascialis isolate fChaTrf1 chromosome 16, fChaTrf1.hap1, whole genome shotgun sequence genomic DNA includes:
- the kl gene encoding klotho, whose protein sequence is MSALLALFTFLAFASAAAKPNAGLKTWGRFNKLPYPGDKAFLYDTFPKDFIWAVGTAAYQVEGAFEKDGKGLSIWDTFTRGGNRMATGDVGSDSYHNIHADIRAIRQLGVSHYRFSLSWSRIFPNGTRGSYNEIGTNYYRTLIKRLKEIRVQPVVTLYHWDLPDHLQQSLGGWSNPEIVGIFKDYADFCFQAFGDDVKYWITIDNPFVVARHGYGTGVVAPGIKNDPDLPFRVGHNLLKAHAAAWHLYNRRYRHRQQGKLSMALASHWIKPSRTRLESLRECQCSLDYVLGWFARPLFTDGDYPPCMKARLGTRLPSFTQEEREQVRGTADFFALSHGAALSFQLINDSLKFGQQEDLDLRMLLYWVNAEYNRPPIFVVQSGWYVLGNTKTEDPKHMYYLKRFIAEALKSIIIDGVNVIGYTAWSLIDGFEWHREYGIRRGLYYVDFHTPDMKREPKTSATFYRIVIQRNGFPELPENRPAQGVFPCDFAWGVSANSIQVETTPSQFADPSVYLWNISNNGELMRLEGFSAPPLRRSTHCADYATVRQQVDEIRQVGVNHFHFSLNWSALVPTGDVAHPNTTLLGYYRCFTRQLLQVNVTPVVTLWHHTRQRSSLPAPLDTANRWLNSKTPEAFADYAKLCYRELGAHVKMWITLNEPNDEMVSYQEGHQMLRAHALAWHAYDRKFRDTQGGQVSLALHMDWVEPAFLFSREDVEPAKRVLDFRVGWFAEPIFGSGDYPLGMRSWLRQLNSLDLPVFNDEDRQLVKGTYDFFAISHFSTKLVTHAKEDSYTYTAMLEVQHMIDTTWIMSPRPVVPWGLRKALNWVREHYCDVPVYVMANGVQEDPARFKDSLRVYYLYNYINEALKAYTLDGVNLKGYFAYALSDQRDPGFGLYGHVHEEVIVKASLSNYRNIIQHNGFPIQGAAPQQCPSMPQPCLDCHVLVKRPVVGFLTLVGSGVLITLGLIIYYTAKRHKECY
- the rfc3 gene encoding replication factor C subunit 3 produces the protein MSLWVDKYRPTSLGKLDYHKEQATQLKNLVQCGDFPHLLVYGPSGAGKKTRIMCLLRELYGAGVEKLRIEHQSIVAPSKKKIEINTIASNYHLEVNPSDAGNQDRVVIQELIKTVAQSQQIQSSTQREFKVVLLTEVDRLTKDAQHALRRTMEKYMSTCRLILYSTSTSKVIGPIRSRCLAIRVPLPSTEEVCNVLTSVCKKEGLLLPPELAKQIADKSGRNLRKALLMCEACRVQQYPFSVDQDVPATDWEVYLRDTANAIVSQQSPQRLLEVRARLYELLTHCIPPDIIMKGLVNELLSNCDGQLKAEVAHMAAYYEHRLQLGSKAIYHLEAFTAKFMAIYKKFMEDGLDGMMF